The Sulfurospirillum diekertiae genomic sequence CATTCCTTCTCTTACATGTAAACTCATTGAAAGCCCAAAAAACATCTTAGCTGTTGGGACAACCGTCACACGAACGGTAGAGTATTTTGCCAGAATTAAAGTGCCTGTGGGAAAATGCGACCTCTTTTTACATCCGCAAAATCCCCCTATTCGCGTCAATCACCTTCTAACCAATTTTCATCTTCCCAAATCAACATTGATTATGCTCGTAGCGTCCTTTGTGGGGATTGAAAAAACACTGGAACTCTATAAAGAAGCTGTCGGGGAGAAGTATCGCTTTTTCTCTTACGGCGATGCTATGTTGATTTTATAATACCAATCTTTCTTAATATAAATAGTCTTTCTCGTTATAACCTTTAAGGGTACAATGACTAAAATATGACTTCCCTAGACAATCTTATCTGTTCATATAACTCAAAAGTTGTACTAAAAGAGGTCATAGTGTTCACTCAAATAGAAATAACAACGGCATGTAATGCCCACTGTTTTTACTGCCCTCAAGATACACTACCTCATAGTCATATGTCAGAGGAGTGTTTTAAGAAGATTGTCCAATCCGAGAAAACACCTACCTTACTCTTACTTCAAGGCACTGGTGAACCACTGATGCACCCTTCTTTTTGGAAAATGGTTGTCTTTGCTAAAGAGATGGGTCACCATATCGGTATTATCACCAATGGTAGCATAGACATAGACCCTAAGCATCTCTTTTTATTAGATACTATTGGTTTTTCTATGGATACCCTAGATGAAGAGATCGCCAAACGAAGTGGTAGGACTTCTCCTTCTAAAACGCTCAAACATCTTTTAGCGTGCCATAGCTTAACCCCTAAAAAGATCAAACTTTATGCCGTAAATTATGGGCAAAACCTAGAACCTCTTAAAGCCTTTGCCAAAGAGCAGAACATTCCTCTTTTGATACAAAGAATACAACCAAAAAAGAGTTACCAAGCGCATTACACCACAGAACCTTTACCTTATACAACCTACCAATGTACCTACTTAGAAAATAAAAAGATGCATTACTATTTTGTAGATGGAACCAAAGCTCCTTGTTGCTTTATGATTGATGCTACAAAAGTTTTACCAATTAAACAGATATGGCAACACCTAGAACAAAAGAATGTTCCCCCATGTTGCACACAATGTGGTGAACTGACTGGTGTTAAACGGCTTTACATGTAAAGATATAAATTCAACACAAAGGGGCACAAAGTGGTGAAGAAAACAAGGTCGCGTGAGCTAGAAGATGGTATGTTGAAACGGTGGAGAAAAGAGCAAGAAATATCTTTACATGTAAAGATTAAAAATGGAGGAAAAATCCAATGCCAATGATTTTAGGCGCAGCCTTGCTTATTTATGTTTTTGTGGCGATAGGTATCTATAAATTTGTTAAACAAAAAACAGATAACAAGTGGATAAAAAGAGGTGCATTGGCTTTTTTTATACTATTGCCAACCTATGACATCATCATCACCAATACATTGGGAGCTTATTATTGTCTTACGACACCATCGACTTATGTCAATAAAAAAGTGGAATATCCAATAAGCATCTACTGGGAAGACAATGTTTATCCAGAATTTGACAAGAAAGATAGAGAGTTGATGGTTAAAAACTATCTTAATGATATTCGTCTAAAGGTTATGGCACTGGGTGCACCTGATGGTAAGGTTTATGTGTACCAATACAAAGATGTATCGCAAGAGTATTATCAATTAGCAGAAGAGTACGCCACCTTTTCCAAAGAACTTCAGAAACTACGCCAAGAGTTCAAAAAAGCTACCGACTCATACCCTCCAAACTGGAAAGAGACGAGAGACAAATATCTTAGCATGGACAAAGAAAATGATGTTTTGAGAAATAAATTAAGTGCTCTTTTAAATAGCTTTGAACTCCAAGAAACCATCTATGATGACAAAAACGCTATGCCTCAGATGAACTACACGGTCACTTTCAATGAAGTTAGGCTGAACCCTTTTTCAAGGAAGTTCCTCTACTCAGATGAGACAAAAATCATAGAGAATCAAACGGGTAATACTATTGCTTATAATAGATCAGATTCCCCATTTTTTTACAATATCGCACCTGATTTTGCATTGGGGAATAGATATTATAGTTCATGGGGCTGGGAAATATGTGAAAGTCAGAGTTATCTCTATTACAATGGAGATGGCTTTAAATATATTGCATCCTACGGTTCAGCAAAACACGCAGTTAATTTAAACATAAAACTTTACAACAAATATATAAAAGGAGAAAAATAAGATGGATACAAGTGCAAATATAATCACAATAATGGGGATTATATCATCAGAGGTTTATAATGATAATAAAACAATAATTGATTATTTTACTGATGAGCTTAATGATGATGGAAGCAAAAAAGAAAAAGTAATTGAAGGCACTACCTACAAAGTCATCAACCACACACCCAACTCAGCCCTAAGCGGTTTTAACGCTCTTTTGCTTCAAGACACCACCACAGGCAACTACACCATCGCATTTCGTGGCACTGAACCATTAAGCCCAATGGATTGGATTACAGACATACTAGCAGGAGCCAGCAATGTCAATCTTCAATACAATGCCGCCGTTTCTTTTGTAAACAAAATGATGAGTGAGTATGGTATTTCAGCTTCACAATTAACGCTTACAGGACATAGTTTAGGCGGTATCTTGACCCAACAAGTCGGGGCGACACTAGGCATAAAAGGCTATGCTTACAATCCATGGGGAGCAGATGCCTTAGAAGATTTAAGGGGTCAGGGCTAAACTTTAAACTTTTGAGCCATTGAAGCAAAAGACTCTCTCATTGTGAGAGGAAATTTTTACATGTAAAAAATGCAAGAGTATTTTTGAAGATTATGCTTTCATATCGAGAAGGCTTCCTAACATCTCATTTTGAGTTTTAATCGTTTCGACATTCGCTTTAAAACTTTTATCAATAGCGATTTGATCGGTAAATTCTGTTGTTAAATCAGTGCCATTAGTTGATTTACTGCTTTGTGCGACAATGGCATCATTTTGATTGGTAATCGTTGTTTGTGTTGCATTATAATTGTCGGTGTTCACATTAGCAACATTTTGTGCACTGTTGTTCATCCAGTTTGACATCGCTGTCATGGCGGTAGCATTAATTTGCATGATGTCTCCTTTGTTCTTTTTAAAACTATACTCTACTTCGCTTGAAGGGAAAATAAAGAAAATAATTGATCTATTTTAGCTGGGTTTTGAGTGTCTCATTCAGCTCTGCGATCAATTTTGCATTGGTTTCTTTTGAAAACGCAAAATATAAATCTCTCTCTTTGAGCACATAAATAACTTCATATTCGGAAAGATCACTTTCCATTTCTTGAAGAAGTTGCCACACTGCCTCAACACTGAAAGCAATGGCATCAACACGGTTTTCCTTAAGCTTTTTTAGTTGAGAAGAGAGATTAGCAAAACGATCCAATTCTTCAGCACGAAAACCAATATCAAACAAAGCTTTTTCAGTTGAAGTACCTGGAATGGTAGCAATTTTATAATTATGTAATGCATCAGGTGTTGAGATGATCATATGTCTGCTTTTTTTGGCTATAACTCCCAATGTCATTTTTCCTATAGGTCCAACCCATCGAAACAAAGCTTCACGCTCAGGGAGACGAGCCATACTGTAGATGATCGTATTTTTTTTTATTTAATACTTCATGATAACCAATCGTCCAAGGTAATAGATAAATGTTATTTTCAAAAATTGTATGACCACTCTTTTGAAACAACTGTTCTAACAAAAGAGTTGCTTTACCCTTAACCTTTCCATTTTCCAAAAAATTATAAGGGGGATTTTGTTCTGTATAGACTTTAAAAACCTCGCCAGATAGGGAAAAACATAAAAAGAGTAAGAGGAAAAAAGATTTCATTACTTAATCTTTGGGTCGGTTAAGTGATTTCCACGTATAAATAAACATATCAAAATTTTCAAGCAAAAGGTTGGCAATAGTAGGGTCAAACTGAGAACCTGACATCGTCATAAAATAGTCTTTAACCACCTTCTCTTCCCAAGGCTCTTTATAGACACGTCTATCCAAAAGGGAATCAAAGACATCCGCCACCGCACAAATACGCCCTACTAAAGAGATTTCTTCACCTTTTTTACCATAAGGATAACCCTTCCCATCCCAACGCTCATGGTGTTCAAGCGCAATGGTTGCCGCCAATTGCATCAGTGCAAATTCAGAGTCAACTAACATCGTATAACCCAATAAAGAGTGGCTTTGCATCATTTTCCATTCTGTAGCATCAAGTTTTGAAGGCTTATTAAGAATTTCATCACTGATGCCAACTTTACCAATATCATGCAGTACGGATGCCATTTTAATCTTTTCACACTCGGCTTCATCGTGACCTAAGAATTTGCATAAAAGATAACAAAACTCTGCTACACGCCTCAAATGTTGACCTGTCTCTTTCGATTTTAGCTCTGCGATAGAAGCCGCAAGATATGTCATTTCATGGTTGAGTTTACGTACTTCTTCCGT encodes the following:
- a CDS encoding substrate-binding periplasmic protein, with amino-acid sequence MARLPEREALFRWVGPIGKMTLGVIAKKSRHMIISTPDALHNYKIATIPGTSTEKALFDIGFRAEELDRFANLSSQLKKLKENRVDAIAFSVEAVWQLLQEMESDLSEYEVIYVLKERDLYFAFSKETNAKLIAELNETLKTQLK
- a CDS encoding Mbeg1-like protein; the encoded protein is MDTSANIITIMGIISSEVYNDNKTIIDYFTDELNDDGSKKEKVIEGTTYKVINHTPNSALSGFNALLLQDTTTGNYTIAFRGTEPLSPMDWITDILAGASNVNLQYNAAVSFVNKMMSEYGISASQLTLTGHSLGGILTQQVGATLGIKGYAYNPWGADALEDLRGQG
- a CDS encoding HD-GYP domain-containing protein; the protein is MAKILVIEDTPEYIEMLSSLLNEYEVYAAKEGKKGILLAETVLPDLILLDINMPLMTGYEVCRRLKLNEKAHAIPVIFLTANDGSDFEEIGFNLGAVDFISKPFHAKVLKARVKTHIALYQLQSHLQEEVNDKTEEVRKLNHEMTYLAASIAELKSKETGQHLRRVAEFCYLLCKFLGHDEAECEKIKMASVLHDIGKVGISDEILNKPSKLDATEWKMMQSHSLLGYTMLVDSEFALMQLAATIALEHHERWDGKGYPYGKKGEEISLVGRICAVADVFDSLLDRRVYKEPWEEKVVKDYFMTMSGSQFDPTIANLLLENFDMFIYTWKSLNRPKD
- a CDS encoding radical SAM protein — translated: MFTQIEITTACNAHCFYCPQDTLPHSHMSEECFKKIVQSEKTPTLLLLQGTGEPLMHPSFWKMVVFAKEMGHHIGIITNGSIDIDPKHLFLLDTIGFSMDTLDEEIAKRSGRTSPSKTLKHLLACHSLTPKKIKLYAVNYGQNLEPLKAFAKEQNIPLLIQRIQPKKSYQAHYTTEPLPYTTYQCTYLENKKMHYYFVDGTKAPCCFMIDATKVLPIKQIWQHLEQKNVPPCCTQCGELTGVKRLYM
- a CDS encoding flagellar basal body rod C-terminal domain-containing protein, whose product is MQINATAMTAMSNWMNNSAQNVANVNTDNYNATQTTITNQNDAIVAQSSKSTNGTDLTTEFTDQIAIDKSFKANVETIKTQNEMLGSLLDMKA